One window of Acidobacteriaceae bacterium genomic DNA carries:
- a CDS encoding MFS transporter, whose product MAEGTNAALSGRWALPFLGVACAVGVASMYYNQPLLSVMGQSLGQDARHIGFVAVATQVGYAAGLLFFVPLGDVAERRKLMLRMYAGVSVALVLAAFAQNLAWLIAASVLIGLMASVTHVALPIAPDLVPHEQRGRAIGTVMTGLLLGILLARTFAGWLSRLNGWRTVFIVAAVMNACFVPFIYRVMPRMKARESLTYAETMRSLWTLFRTEPLLREAGVLGALVFASFSCFWTTLAFLLQSHYGMGPGVAGTFGVVGAAGAMVAPFAGKLSDRRGTRYVVSAAGATLTGSYVWLWLSERASTTVAMHMAGLVIGVVALDVGAQMMQVANQTRIFGLGAQARSRLNTIYMTIYFVGGALGSALASLAWSRWQWDGVCALELTFIAAAGVRHMTGFSRRHPQPIVHMPASESEPA is encoded by the coding sequence ATGGCTGAAGGCACAAATGCAGCGCTGAGTGGACGGTGGGCGTTGCCCTTTTTGGGGGTGGCGTGCGCGGTCGGCGTTGCGTCCATGTATTACAACCAGCCGCTGCTGTCTGTCATGGGCCAGAGCCTGGGGCAGGATGCGCGCCATATCGGTTTTGTGGCCGTGGCGACTCAGGTAGGCTATGCCGCGGGCCTGCTGTTCTTCGTTCCGCTGGGAGATGTCGCAGAACGTCGCAAGCTGATGTTGCGGATGTACGCGGGTGTGTCTGTGGCGTTGGTGCTGGCGGCGTTCGCGCAGAACCTGGCGTGGCTGATTGCCGCGAGCGTGCTGATTGGCCTGATGGCGTCGGTGACTCATGTCGCGTTGCCGATAGCGCCGGACCTTGTGCCGCACGAGCAACGAGGACGGGCGATCGGCACGGTCATGACGGGGCTGCTGCTGGGCATTTTGCTGGCGCGAACCTTTGCCGGATGGCTGAGCCGGTTGAATGGCTGGCGCACCGTGTTCATCGTGGCGGCGGTGATGAACGCGTGCTTCGTTCCGTTCATCTACCGCGTGATGCCGCGGATGAAGGCGCGTGAATCGCTGACCTACGCAGAGACGATGCGGTCGTTGTGGACGCTGTTCCGCACCGAACCGTTGCTGCGCGAGGCCGGTGTCCTGGGCGCGTTGGTGTTTGCGTCGTTCAGTTGCTTCTGGACGACGCTGGCGTTCCTCTTGCAGTCGCACTACGGCATGGGGCCGGGAGTCGCGGGGACGTTCGGCGTGGTGGGCGCAGCGGGAGCGATGGTTGCGCCGTTTGCCGGAAAGCTCTCGGACCGGCGCGGAACGCGATATGTGGTGTCGGCTGCAGGCGCGACGCTAACCGGATCGTATGTCTGGTTGTGGCTTTCCGAGCGCGCATCGACCACCGTGGCGATGCACATGGCGGGGCTGGTGATTGGGGTGGTGGCGCTCGATGTCGGGGCGCAGATGATGCAGGTTGCGAACCAGACACGGATCTTTGGTTTGGGAGCGCAGGCGCGCAGCCGCTTGAACACGATTTACATGACGATTTATTTCGTTGGCGGAGCGCTGGGTTCGGCGCTCGCGTCACTGGCGTGGTCGCGCTGGCAGTGGGATGGTGTCTGTGCGCTGGAACTGACGTTCATTGCAGCGGCGGGTGTGCGGCACATGACCGGATTCAGCAGGCGGCATCCGCAACCGATAGTGCATATGCCGGCGAGCGAGAGCGAACCTGCGTGA
- the mnmA gene encoding tRNA 2-thiouridine(34) synthase MnmA, producing the protein MQARSQTEMENQTIAIAMSGGVDSSTVAAMLHAQGHTVVGLTLQLWNQRRLAGREGMPESVQGRCCSIDDVYDARRVAEHLGIPYYLVNAQDRFEAEVVRPFVSEYLAGRTPIPCTLCNNHLKFDQLLATARSIGADKIATGHYARNQFDPARNRWVLSRPADRSKDQTYFLFGLTQEQLSRTLFPLGDLHKPAVREMAADAGLALAAKPDSQEICFIPGGSYSQFLKAYLDEQGRELPDSSGELVSTTGETLGHHEGIHAFTVGQRKGLGLSSPDPLYVLKIHPDSHRVEVGPDTDLYTRTLRADRLNWVSIAAPAEPIRVSIKIRHRHEPAPATLRVISDDTIEATFDEPQRAITPGQSAVFYQEDEVAGGGWIF; encoded by the coding sequence ATGCAGGCCCGGAGCCAGACTGAGATGGAGAACCAGACCATCGCGATTGCCATGTCCGGCGGCGTCGACTCCTCGACCGTCGCCGCGATGCTGCACGCCCAGGGACATACCGTCGTCGGCCTCACCCTGCAGCTCTGGAACCAGCGCCGCCTCGCAGGCCGCGAGGGCATGCCCGAGTCCGTCCAGGGCCGCTGCTGTTCCATCGATGACGTATACGACGCCCGCCGAGTCGCCGAGCACCTCGGCATCCCCTACTACCTCGTCAACGCGCAGGACCGATTCGAGGCCGAGGTCGTTCGCCCCTTCGTCTCCGAGTACCTCGCCGGCCGCACGCCCATCCCCTGCACACTCTGCAACAACCACCTCAAGTTCGACCAGCTCCTGGCCACCGCACGCTCCATCGGCGCCGATAAGATCGCCACCGGACACTATGCGCGCAATCAATTCGACCCCGCTCGCAATCGCTGGGTGCTCTCCCGACCCGCCGACCGATCGAAGGACCAGACCTACTTTCTCTTCGGCCTCACGCAGGAGCAGCTCTCGCGCACGCTCTTTCCTCTCGGCGATCTGCACAAGCCCGCCGTTCGCGAGATGGCCGCCGACGCCGGACTCGCGCTCGCCGCCAAGCCTGACTCGCAGGAGATCTGCTTCATCCCCGGCGGCAGCTACTCGCAGTTCCTCAAGGCGTATCTCGATGAGCAGGGCCGCGAGCTCCCTGACTCCTCCGGCGAGCTCGTCTCGACTACCGGCGAAACACTCGGCCACCACGAAGGCATCCACGCCTTCACCGTCGGACAGCGCAAGGGCCTCGGCCTCAGCTCGCCCGACCCGCTCTACGTCCTCAAGATTCATCCCGACTCTCACCGCGTCGAAGTCGGGCCGGACACCGACCTCTACACGCGCACACTGCGCGCCGATCGCCTGAACTGGGTCTCCATCGCCGCGCCCGCCGAGCCCATCCGCGTCAGCATCAAGATCCGCCACCGCCACGAGCCCGCGCCTGCCACGCTCCGCGTCATCAGCGACGACACAATCGAGGCCACGTTCGACGAGCCGCAGCGCGCCATCACGCCTGGCCAGTCCGCAGTCTTTTACCAGGAGGACGAGGTCGCCGGCGGCGGCTGGATCTTCTAG
- a CDS encoding DUF488 domain-containing protein has product MRLPFFTVGHSNRSLEEFVELLRSAEIELLADIRKFPRSRTNPQFNQETLAEELPRCGISYELMGVLGGRRGTVKSVPPDVNGLWRNVSFHNYADYALSAEFSAGLRHLLDMGHERRCATMCSEAVWWRCHRRIVTDYLIASGETVFHIMGLGRFERARLTQGAVVREDGKVVYPWGLTGED; this is encoded by the coding sequence GTGAGGCTGCCATTCTTCACGGTAGGGCATTCCAATCGCAGCCTGGAAGAATTTGTCGAGTTGTTACGCAGTGCTGAGATTGAACTGCTCGCGGATATCAGGAAGTTTCCGAGATCGCGAACGAACCCGCAGTTCAACCAGGAGACTCTAGCAGAGGAGCTGCCGCGTTGCGGGATTTCGTATGAGCTGATGGGCGTGCTGGGTGGGCGTCGCGGGACAGTGAAGTCTGTACCGCCGGACGTTAACGGTCTGTGGCGAAATGTGAGCTTCCACAACTACGCGGATTATGCGCTGTCTGCGGAGTTCAGCGCCGGCCTGCGTCACCTGCTCGACATGGGGCACGAACGGCGTTGCGCGACCATGTGCTCGGAAGCGGTGTGGTGGCGATGCCATCGCCGCATTGTTACGGACTATCTGATCGCCAGCGGAGAGACTGTGTTCCACATTATGGGGCTGGGTCGCTTTGAGCGTGCGCGGCTGACGCAGGGTGCGGTGGTTCGGGAAGACGGGAAGGTGGTCTATCCCTGGGGGCTGACGGGAGAGGACTGA
- a CDS encoding DUF2945 domain-containing protein → MTKRFKIGDHVSWNSEAGHVSGTVIAVHTRDFDYKGHTHHASESDPQYEIKSDKTDHVAAHKGGALTLKSALNRGKG, encoded by the coding sequence ATGACGAAGAGGTTCAAGATCGGCGACCACGTGAGCTGGAACTCTGAAGCAGGTCACGTGTCGGGGACGGTTATCGCTGTGCACACCAGGGATTTCGACTACAAGGGGCATACGCACCATGCCTCGGAGAGCGATCCGCAGTATGAGATCAAGAGCGACAAGACCGATCATGTCGCTGCTCATAAGGGCGGCGCTCTAACACTCAAGAGCGCGCTGAACCGCGGCAAGGGCTGA
- a CDS encoding YtxH domain-containing protein — MADNDSSVSGFGWFLAGLGIGALVGVLYAPKSGKETRDELMQSAMEARDKANQIYNQGREQAGQYVQQGRDALGQYVDKGKEYYDKGRTQWSQYVDKGKDLVQSQADAVTAAVDAGKQAYMSKTSETPQA; from the coding sequence ATGGCGGATAACGACAGCAGCGTAAGCGGGTTTGGATGGTTTCTGGCGGGTCTCGGGATTGGGGCTCTTGTGGGTGTTCTCTATGCGCCGAAGTCCGGCAAGGAGACGCGCGACGAACTGATGCAGAGCGCGATGGAGGCCCGTGACAAGGCGAACCAGATTTACAACCAGGGCAGGGAACAGGCCGGCCAGTATGTGCAGCAGGGCCGCGATGCGCTCGGCCAGTATGTCGACAAGGGCAAGGAGTACTACGACAAGGGCCGCACCCAATGGTCGCAGTACGTGGACAAGGGCAAGGACCTTGTTCAGAGCCAGGCGGACGCGGTGACGGCGGCTGTGGACGCTGGAAAACAGGCTTACATGTCGAAGACCTCGGAGACGCCGCAGGCGTAA
- a CDS encoding 1,4-alpha-glucan branching protein domain-containing protein: protein MSQPASKPRGYLNLTLHAHLPYVVNHGSWPHGIEWLLEAAAETYLPLLRTLDRLDRDNIPLNCNLNLSPILLEQLAHPVFRAEFPRYLERKILAAREDESFFLSIGEHTYAETARFWQSFFTEASQQFAALNQDIVAGFRSYADRGIIEVITCTATHGYMPLLGTDESLRAQVRVAVATHEKHLGRRPRGIWAPECGYRPSGLWSYPVAPEGTTEPPSFPRIGIEQALSESSLEFFFVDTHLVQESARVHSPYEFLRRTTANAGQPNAGFNAPDDRRIYHPFYVEGPYKKSEAVTIFPRDPRTGLQVWSGDSGYPGDENYLDFHKKRWPGGHRYWRVTGPRVDIGDKQPYIPSVAAQRIREHADHFVHLVYQALERGFNDPVPPILCSPFDAELFGHWWFEGVAWLEAVARILHDYDTGIVLTTCSSYLDNFPRGGFLALHEGSWGAEGNNQVWLNNETTWTYRQIYAAELACREICTSSKWRDGGLGERIVKQLCRELLLLESSDWQFLITTGAARDYAELRFNTHRDQFNEIRALYETLHGDDAAQLSEDQLNRLAFIEDRDNIFADIDPSFWAIGAHATRPSTRPNGSPKIIDEALPTDPLDTPIDDGTVSEVHKFLLPLDSSTKDADDPV from the coding sequence GTGAGTCAACCAGCGTCCAAGCCGCGTGGATATCTAAACCTCACGTTGCACGCCCATCTGCCCTATGTCGTTAACCACGGCAGTTGGCCCCACGGCATCGAGTGGCTTCTCGAGGCTGCCGCGGAAACCTATCTTCCGCTGCTCCGCACGCTCGATCGCCTCGACCGCGACAACATCCCGCTCAACTGCAATCTGAATCTTTCCCCCATTCTGCTCGAGCAGCTCGCGCATCCTGTCTTCCGCGCCGAGTTCCCCCGCTATCTCGAACGCAAGATCCTCGCCGCGCGAGAAGACGAGTCCTTCTTCCTCTCCATCGGCGAACACACCTACGCCGAGACCGCCCGTTTCTGGCAAAGCTTCTTCACCGAAGCCTCCCAGCAGTTCGCCGCGCTCAACCAGGACATCGTCGCCGGCTTCCGCAGCTACGCCGACCGCGGCATCATCGAGGTCATCACCTGCACCGCCACGCACGGCTACATGCCGCTGCTCGGCACAGACGAGAGCCTCCGCGCGCAGGTCCGCGTCGCCGTCGCCACGCACGAGAAGCATCTCGGCCGCCGCCCCCGTGGGATCTGGGCGCCCGAGTGCGGCTATCGGCCGTCCGGCCTCTGGTCCTATCCCGTCGCCCCTGAAGGCACCACCGAACCACCAAGCTTCCCGCGCATCGGCATCGAGCAGGCGCTGAGCGAATCCTCGCTGGAGTTCTTCTTCGTCGATACCCACCTTGTCCAGGAATCCGCGCGCGTTCACTCGCCCTACGAATTTCTTCGCCGCACGACAGCCAACGCAGGCCAGCCCAACGCCGGCTTCAACGCGCCAGACGATCGCCGCATCTATCATCCCTTCTACGTCGAGGGCCCCTACAAGAAGAGCGAAGCCGTCACCATCTTCCCGCGCGATCCCCGCACCGGCCTGCAGGTCTGGTCCGGCGACTCCGGCTACCCTGGCGACGAGAACTATCTCGACTTCCACAAAAAGCGCTGGCCCGGCGGCCATCGCTACTGGCGCGTCACCGGCCCGCGCGTCGACATCGGCGACAAGCAGCCCTACATCCCCTCCGTCGCCGCACAGCGCATCCGCGAGCACGCCGACCATTTCGTTCATCTCGTCTACCAGGCCCTCGAGCGCGGCTTCAACGACCCCGTGCCACCCATCCTCTGCTCGCCCTTCGACGCGGAGCTCTTTGGCCATTGGTGGTTCGAAGGCGTTGCGTGGCTCGAAGCTGTCGCCCGCATCCTGCATGACTACGACACTGGGATCGTCCTCACCACCTGCTCGTCCTATCTCGACAACTTCCCGCGCGGCGGCTTCCTCGCTTTGCATGAAGGCTCCTGGGGCGCCGAGGGCAACAACCAGGTCTGGCTGAACAACGAAACCACCTGGACCTACCGGCAGATCTACGCCGCCGAGCTCGCCTGCCGCGAAATCTGCACGTCATCCAAATGGCGCGACGGTGGCCTCGGCGAACGCATCGTCAAGCAGCTCTGCCGCGAGCTCCTGCTCCTGGAATCCTCTGACTGGCAGTTCCTCATCACCACCGGCGCCGCCCGCGACTACGCCGAGCTCCGCTTCAACACCCACCGCGATCAGTTCAACGAAATCCGCGCGCTCTACGAAACTCTCCATGGCGACGATGCCGCGCAACTCTCCGAAGACCAGCTCAATCGTCTCGCTTTCATCGAAGACCGGGACAACATCTTCGCCGACATCGACCCCTCCTTCTGGGCGATCGGCGCACATGCCACCCGCCCGTCAACCCGGCCCAACGGTTCGCCGAAGATCATCGATGAAGCCCTGCCCACTGATCCCCTTGACACCCCCATCGACGATGGCACCGTAAGCGAAGTCCACAAGTTCCTTCTCCCGCTCGACTCCAGCACCAAGGACGCGGATGACCCCGTCTAG
- a CDS encoding class I SAM-dependent methyltransferase: protein MSDTQPNFDRVAAIYRWAEYISLGPLLQRTRTHFLNQLNNPSRALILGDGDGRFLEQLLRRYPDCTAIAADTSAAMLSKLRNRCAFATTRLTTLHRSALEIDTPPATDLIVTHFLLDCFTQPEVDALTTRLASPLPPGALWLVSDFALPTSRLLRPIARLYIMSLYATFRLLTGLRVRHLPDPQFALARAGLRRIARISFLFGLLYTELWQHE, encoded by the coding sequence GTGAGCGACACGCAACCCAACTTCGACCGCGTCGCGGCCATCTACCGCTGGGCGGAATACATCTCCCTCGGCCCGCTCCTGCAGCGCACCCGCACGCACTTCCTCAACCAGCTCAACAACCCTAGCCGCGCACTCATCCTCGGCGACGGCGACGGCCGCTTCCTCGAGCAACTCCTCCGCCGCTACCCCGACTGCACCGCCATCGCCGCCGACACCAGCGCCGCCATGCTCTCGAAACTCCGCAACCGCTGCGCCTTCGCCACAACACGCCTCACGACCCTCCATCGCTCCGCACTCGAGATCGACACCCCACCCGCCACCGACCTCATCGTCACGCACTTCCTTCTCGACTGCTTCACCCAACCCGAGGTCGACGCGCTCACCACCCGCCTCGCCTCGCCACTCCCGCCCGGCGCGCTCTGGCTCGTCAGCGACTTCGCCCTTCCCACCAGCCGCCTGCTCCGCCCGATCGCTCGCCTCTACATCATGTCGCTCTACGCCACATTTCGCCTGCTCACCGGCCTTCGCGTGCGTCACCTACCCGACCCGCAGTTCGCTCTCGCCCGCGCCGGACTTCGCCGCATCGCCCGAATATCTTTCCTCTTCGGCCTGCTCTACACAGAGCTCTGGCAGCACGAGTAG
- a CDS encoding histidine phosphatase family protein, with the protein MNLFILRHASAGTRRTNPVVDVKRPLDKDGKRHCIHLAQVLNALKTNFDLIVSSPLKRSLQTAQLVGTETGYESPILISKALAPDATWAQFQRLLHECSNYENVMVVGHNPNITSFLVHLLSSNGHDGMHQRPRIRLRKGAIARLNMQRGPATLQWLLAPPVVKALYATSTKSSRRKTSRK; encoded by the coding sequence ATGAATCTGTTCATCCTTCGCCACGCCAGTGCCGGTACGCGCCGCACCAATCCAGTCGTAGACGTCAAACGCCCTCTCGACAAAGACGGCAAGCGCCACTGCATCCACCTCGCGCAAGTCCTCAACGCGCTCAAGACCAACTTCGATCTCATCGTCTCCAGCCCGCTCAAGCGCAGCCTGCAGACCGCCCAACTCGTCGGCACAGAGACCGGCTACGAGTCGCCCATCCTCATCTCAAAGGCGCTCGCGCCGGACGCCACCTGGGCGCAGTTCCAGCGCCTCCTGCACGAGTGCTCCAACTACGAAAACGTGATGGTCGTCGGTCACAATCCGAACATCACTTCGTTCCTTGTCCATCTGCTCAGCTCGAACGGTCATGACGGAATGCATCAGCGGCCGCGCATCCGGCTCCGCAAAGGTGCAATAGCCCGGCTCAACATGCAGCGCGGTCCGGCCACGCTGCAATGGCTGCTTGCCCCGCCAGTCGTCAAAGCGCTCTACGCCACTTCCACAAAGAGCTCCCGCCGGAAGACTTCGCGGAAGTAA
- a CDS encoding Ppx/GppA phosphatase family protein, which produces MPTFAAIDIGSNSCRLAIASVQQHKLKTLYEDREVTRLGESVFETGVISPEAMANTIKALKRFHRATQMHVADRVRVVATSAMRDARNSEAFRAWVKSTTGWNVEIISGLEEGRLIHLGVVTHEAGARGKCLLIDLGGGSCEVTLSDQGRIQSMVSLPLGAVRLQQEFLRSDPPSKVDVARLRKFIDRELRRGERKLGHPRVGLVIATSGTAAALAEASHSLPAEDVIERAPTKQARGKRARVMRDATLATSAAAVRRIADRLLKMTNAQRAAMPGIGPRRSEIICGGAQVYATLLERMELKGFRYSRLGLRDGMLAQMLAETDTRATVHRTMEAERWRGVVHLCKHYGIDLKKATAHSEQAGQIFDQLERVHELPEEYRLWLRAAAMMQGVGKYMNHQGRYRHTQYIIANSEIFGFSPQQRAIVGAIARYLGKTRPDPMDRIMRTVPLEEHTHVIRAVVLLRLAQTLNQDRGTTTAVRVRTRVFPKRVIMELIPSRGGAELELWSLKKEAPYFREVFRRELFVEVA; this is translated from the coding sequence ATGCCAACGTTCGCAGCCATCGATATCGGCTCCAACTCCTGTCGGCTCGCGATCGCGTCGGTGCAGCAGCACAAGCTTAAGACGTTGTACGAAGACCGGGAGGTAACAAGGCTCGGCGAAAGTGTTTTCGAGACTGGGGTTATCTCGCCGGAGGCGATGGCGAACACCATCAAGGCCCTGAAGAGATTTCATCGTGCAACGCAGATGCATGTCGCGGACCGCGTGCGTGTGGTGGCGACGAGCGCGATGCGCGATGCGCGGAACTCGGAGGCATTTCGCGCGTGGGTGAAGTCGACGACCGGGTGGAATGTCGAGATCATCTCGGGGCTCGAAGAGGGCCGGTTGATTCACCTGGGAGTGGTGACGCACGAGGCGGGAGCGCGCGGCAAGTGCCTGCTGATTGATCTCGGCGGCGGAAGCTGCGAGGTGACGCTATCGGACCAGGGACGCATTCAGAGCATGGTGAGTCTGCCGCTGGGAGCCGTGCGTTTGCAGCAGGAGTTTTTGAGGAGCGACCCGCCGAGCAAGGTCGATGTAGCGAGGCTGCGAAAGTTTATCGATCGTGAGCTGCGTCGTGGAGAGCGGAAGCTTGGTCACCCGCGCGTAGGGCTGGTGATTGCGACGTCAGGAACGGCGGCGGCATTGGCCGAGGCTTCACACTCGCTTCCGGCAGAGGACGTTATCGAACGTGCGCCGACGAAGCAGGCGCGCGGCAAACGCGCGCGTGTGATGCGTGACGCGACGCTGGCGACGAGCGCGGCGGCGGTGCGAAGAATTGCCGATCGTCTGCTGAAGATGACCAACGCGCAGCGCGCGGCGATGCCGGGAATCGGGCCGCGGAGGTCAGAGATTATCTGCGGCGGAGCGCAGGTGTACGCGACGCTGCTGGAGCGGATGGAGCTGAAGGGATTCCGCTACTCGCGGCTAGGGCTGCGCGATGGCATGCTGGCGCAGATGCTGGCAGAGACGGACACGCGTGCCACTGTGCATCGCACGATGGAAGCGGAGCGGTGGCGCGGGGTGGTTCATCTATGTAAGCACTATGGCATCGATCTGAAGAAGGCGACTGCGCACAGCGAGCAGGCAGGGCAGATCTTCGATCAACTGGAGCGCGTGCACGAGCTGCCGGAAGAGTACAGGCTGTGGCTGCGCGCGGCGGCGATGATGCAGGGCGTGGGCAAGTACATGAACCACCAGGGGAGATACCGGCACACGCAATACATCATTGCGAACTCCGAGATCTTCGGGTTCTCGCCGCAGCAGCGGGCGATTGTAGGGGCGATTGCGCGTTACCTGGGCAAGACGCGGCCGGATCCGATGGACCGCATTATGCGCACGGTGCCGCTGGAGGAACATACGCACGTGATTCGCGCGGTGGTGCTGCTGCGGCTGGCGCAGACGCTGAACCAGGATCGCGGGACCACGACGGCGGTGCGGGTGCGCACGCGTGTGTTTCCGAAGCGCGTGATCATGGAGCTGATTCCGTCGCGCGGAGGAGCGGAGCTGGAGCTGTGGTCGCTGAAGAAAGAGGCGCCTTACTTCCGCGAAGTCTTCCGGCGGGAGCTCTTTGTGGAAGTGGCGTAG
- a CDS encoding glycosyltransferase family 39 protein, whose product MRRPSIPVFTAHSLTTNPQLRAIVAEPSPARPVLYVESTPRASPHPEPWSRRSVLVLLALWAAMFLAAAATPSLLDDADATHSQAAQAMLHTGDWVTLHVNGIRYLEKPPLPYWIAASSLRIFGENTFAIHLPLALTVLGLALLAYAWGRRAFSERAGFYAALFTLTSVGVFLFTRIFIPDALLSLLLALSIYAALRALDIHAQRPRLWAFLMWSTLACAVLTKGLVAIVFLFASVGLFLILTGEWRRWRLLHPFTGLALFLAIAAPWHILAALRNPAVPMPAGSGFPSHAGWTWFYLYNEHIARFLGTRVPRDYNKLPAALYWLLHIVWLFPWSLFAPAAIAVAWRERGSPSARWLGLERHRLRESRWHSFPRRSFAARTILLLTIFSAIILAFFSLSTNQEYYTFPVYLPLLLLTAAALAHLESEPLTSTRTPGSLTFAHAALTVLGLIIASALTYGLWTSRHLAFVPDIGSLLAHRGVGDYTLSMSHFFDLTGPSFAALRLPAALAAIAFAIGPLAAWILRARRHAFASTLTIALTAATFLIAAHIALVRFAPMLSSRDFASTIQNLEGSHAIAPDSQVFLYGDQAYGSSIPFYLGQHVQLVDGRSTSMLFGSLFPDAPHIFLTPADLLAQWGRGPRKILFVPLEKRDIVDHLLGPHQILLKETSGKALLTDRPLDHPSGQ is encoded by the coding sequence ATGAGACGACCATCAATTCCTGTCTTTACCGCGCATTCCCTCACAACAAATCCACAACTGCGCGCAATTGTTGCCGAGCCATCTCCCGCTCGTCCCGTTCTCTACGTTGAGAGCACGCCTCGCGCCTCACCGCATCCCGAGCCCTGGTCCCGCCGCAGCGTACTCGTTCTTCTCGCGCTCTGGGCCGCAATGTTCCTCGCCGCCGCAGCCACACCCTCTCTGCTTGACGACGCCGACGCCACACACTCGCAAGCCGCGCAGGCCATGCTCCACACCGGCGACTGGGTCACGCTTCACGTCAACGGCATTCGCTATCTCGAAAAGCCGCCCCTGCCCTACTGGATCGCTGCATCCAGCCTCCGCATCTTCGGCGAGAACACCTTCGCCATCCATCTCCCGCTCGCACTAACCGTCCTCGGCCTCGCTCTGCTCGCGTATGCCTGGGGCCGCCGCGCTTTTTCTGAACGTGCCGGCTTCTACGCCGCGCTCTTCACCCTCACCTCCGTCGGCGTCTTCCTCTTCACACGCATCTTCATCCCCGACGCGCTGCTCTCTCTTCTTCTCGCACTCTCCATCTATGCCGCCCTCCGCGCCCTCGACATCCACGCGCAACGTCCGCGCCTCTGGGCCTTCCTCATGTGGAGCACCCTCGCCTGCGCCGTGCTCACCAAGGGCCTCGTCGCCATCGTCTTCCTCTTCGCCTCCGTCGGTCTCTTCCTGATCCTCACCGGCGAATGGCGTCGCTGGCGCCTGCTCCACCCCTTTACCGGCCTCGCCCTCTTCCTCGCGATTGCCGCGCCGTGGCACATCCTCGCCGCGCTGCGCAATCCAGCCGTGCCCATGCCCGCTGGCTCGGGCTTCCCATCGCACGCCGGCTGGACCTGGTTCTACCTCTACAACGAGCACATCGCGCGCTTCCTCGGCACCCGCGTCCCACGCGACTACAACAAGCTCCCCGCTGCGCTCTACTGGCTCCTTCACATCGTCTGGCTCTTCCCCTGGAGCCTATTCGCTCCCGCTGCCATCGCCGTCGCCTGGCGAGAACGAGGTTCACCGTCAGCTCGCTGGCTGGGGCTGGAACGTCACCGCCTCCGCGAGTCCCGTTGGCACAGTTTCCCGCGCCGTTCGTTCGCCGCCCGCACCATTCTCCTGCTCACCATCTTTTCGGCCATCATCCTCGCCTTCTTCTCGCTCTCCACCAACCAGGAGTACTACACCTTCCCCGTCTACCTCCCGCTGCTCCTGCTCACCGCAGCCGCCCTCGCCCATCTCGAATCCGAGCCACTCACCTCCACTCGCACGCCGGGGTCCCTCACCTTCGCGCACGCCGCGCTCACCGTCCTCGGCCTCATCATCGCCTCCGCGCTCACCTACGGCCTCTGGACCTCCCGCCACCTCGCCTTCGTTCCCGACATCGGCAGCCTGCTCGCACATCGCGGCGTCGGCGACTACACGCTCTCGATGTCCCACTTCTTCGACCTCACCGGCCCTTCCTTCGCCGCCCTTCGACTCCCCGCCGCGCTCGCCGCCATCGCCTTCGCCATCGGCCCGCTCGCCGCCTGGATCCTCCGCGCACGCCGCCACGCATTCGCGTCAACCCTCACCATCGCCCTCACCGCGGCCACGTTCCTCATCGCCGCACACATCGCCCTCGTCCGCTTCGCGCCCATGCTCTCTTCGCGCGACTTCGCCTCCACCATCCAGAACCTCGAAGGTTCACACGCCATCGCCCCCGACAGCCAGGTCTTCCTCTACGGCGACCAGGCCTACGGCTCCTCCATCCCCTTCTACCTCGGCCAGCACGTTCAGCTCGTCGACGGCCGCAGCACCTCCATGCTCTTCGGCAGCCTCTTCCCCGACGCACCGCACATCTTCCTCACACCCGCCGACCTGCTCGCTCAATGGGGCCGCGGCCCGCGTAAAATCCTCTTCGTCCCGCTCGAAAAGCGCGACATCGTCGACCACCTCCTCGGCCCGCACCAGATCCTCCTCAAAGAGACCTCCGGCAAAGCCCTCCTCACCGACCGCCCACTCGACCATCCTTCCGGGCAGTGA